A DNA window from Candidatus Methylomirabilota bacterium contains the following coding sequences:
- a CDS encoding membrane dipeptidase, whose protein sequence is MTGSPTVDLHAHPGGFTRARTGQLSTTALDDMRRGGVDAAFFSVVTDGPVIRREPGGIRTYREPRPGELYRSALGQAERVRVRAHEGRLTLLLEPGDLATARRAGLPGALLALEGGDALEGRVARVREFHALGVRSIQLMHYRINELGDIQTAPAQHGGLTPRGHDVLAEMNRLGLVVDGAHAAPQTLRDILAASRAPIIVSHTGPAALRPYARHLADDLLQAVAARDGVIGIWPLSRGGLGSLDQMLADIEHVRRLVGLDHVGIGTDMAGLSRFTVIPTYRDFAPLPAALLARGYGESELTRLLGGNVMRVFEAATAGKMT, encoded by the coding sequence GTGACCGGCTCTCCGACCGTCGATCTGCACGCGCACCCCGGCGGCTTCACGCGCGCCCGTACGGGTCAGCTCTCCACGACGGCCCTCGACGACATGCGGCGCGGCGGTGTCGACGCCGCGTTCTTCAGCGTGGTGACGGACGGGCCCGTCATCCGCCGGGAGCCGGGCGGCATCCGCACGTACCGGGAGCCGCGCCCGGGTGAGCTCTATCGCTCGGCGCTCGGCCAGGCCGAGCGGGTGCGAGTGCGCGCGCACGAAGGACGGCTCACGCTGCTGCTCGAGCCCGGCGACCTGGCCACGGCGCGTCGCGCCGGGTTGCCCGGCGCGCTGCTCGCCCTGGAAGGCGGCGACGCGCTGGAGGGCCGGGTGGCCCGCGTGCGCGAGTTCCACGCGCTCGGCGTGCGGTCCATCCAGCTCATGCACTACCGCATCAACGAGCTGGGCGACATCCAGACGGCGCCGGCGCAGCACGGGGGCCTCACCCCGCGTGGCCACGACGTGCTGGCCGAGATGAACCGGCTCGGCCTCGTGGTGGACGGCGCCCACGCCGCGCCGCAGACGCTGCGCGACATCCTCGCCGCCTCGCGCGCGCCGATCATCGTTTCCCACACGGGGCCGGCGGCCCTGCGGCCCTACGCCCGGCATCTCGCCGACGACCTCCTGCAGGCCGTTGCCGCCCGCGACGGCGTCATCGGCATCTGGCCGCTGTCGCGTGGCGGGCTGGGCTCGCTCGACCAGATGCTGGCGGACATCGAGCACGTGCGCCGCCTCGTGGGTCTCGACCACGTCGGGATCGGCACGGACATGGCCGGCCTGTCGAGGTTCACCGTGATCCCGACCTACCGGGACTTCGCGCCGCTGCCGGCCGCGCTGCTGGCCCGCGGGTACGGCGAGAGCGAGCTGACCAGGCTCCTCGGAGGAAACGTCATGCGCGTGTTCGAGGCGGCGACCGCCGGGAAGATGACATGA
- a CDS encoding amidohydrolase family protein, which yields MRDGFRAFDADTHVNPAAEVLERYVDTSFRPRLAELAPYRMPGSPIGGTPNTHQYRVGTKFFRRVLGQAGPHETFTGRGTTWRGAQQPRPGVQDDRAENRIKDMDDEGTDVHFLVPTLWLSAVGLPDVELELGLIRAYHRHAAEFCGQFPERLKTAIVASTRAVDEGVREIRRWGTSKWAAAVMPLLGKDIPVDHPDLEPIWQAAEEHDLAVVHHSLTWDAPYFPGYQDLWDNIFLGRLASHPWGGMRFMAAFIGGGIMDRYPRLRMGILECGFGWLPFWAKRMDEQAVYVGGIAPLKHAPSEYITSGRFFCSIERHEGEDMFNYVTSVLGDDILMYGSDFPHSECQFPNSVDNILRWSSLKPDTRRKLLWDNAARFYKQT from the coding sequence ATGCGAGACGGTTTTCGCGCGTTCGACGCCGACACGCACGTCAACCCCGCCGCCGAAGTCCTGGAGCGGTACGTCGATACGAGCTTCCGGCCGCGCCTGGCCGAGCTGGCGCCCTATCGAATGCCGGGCAGCCCGATCGGCGGGACTCCGAACACCCACCAGTACCGGGTGGGCACGAAGTTCTTCCGGCGCGTCCTGGGCCAGGCGGGCCCGCACGAGACCTTTACCGGCCGCGGCACCACCTGGCGCGGCGCCCAGCAGCCCCGGCCGGGCGTGCAGGACGATCGGGCCGAAAACCGTATCAAGGACATGGACGACGAGGGCACCGACGTCCATTTCCTGGTCCCCACCCTCTGGCTCAGTGCCGTCGGCTTGCCCGACGTCGAGCTCGAGCTCGGGCTGATTCGGGCCTACCACCGCCATGCTGCCGAGTTCTGCGGTCAGTTTCCGGAGCGGCTCAAGACCGCGATCGTGGCCTCCACCCGCGCCGTCGACGAGGGCGTGCGCGAGATCCGCCGGTGGGGCACCTCGAAGTGGGCGGCCGCGGTCATGCCCCTGCTCGGCAAGGACATTCCCGTGGACCACCCGGACCTGGAGCCCATCTGGCAGGCCGCGGAGGAACACGACCTGGCCGTGGTGCACCACAGCTTGACCTGGGACGCCCCCTACTTCCCCGGCTACCAGGATCTCTGGGACAACATCTTCCTCGGGCGTCTGGCCTCCCATCCCTGGGGCGGCATGCGGTTCATGGCGGCCTTCATCGGAGGAGGCATCATGGACCGCTATCCGCGCCTGCGCATGGGCATCCTCGAATGCGGGTTCGGCTGGCTTCCCTTCTGGGCCAAGCGCATGGACGAGCAGGCCGTCTACGTCGGCGGCATCGCGCCGCTCAAGCACGCCCCCAGCGAGTACATCACGAGTGGGCGATTCTTCTGCAGCATCGAGCGGCACGAGGGTGAGGACATGTTCAACTACGTGACCAGCGTCCTGGGAGACGACATCCTCATGTACGGCTCCGATTTCCCGCATTCGGAATGCCAGTTCCCCAACTCCGTGGACAACATCCTGCGCTGGTCCAGCCTGAAGCCGGACACCAGGCGCAAGTTGCTCTGGGACAACGCGGCCCGATTCTACAAGCAGACCTGA
- a CDS encoding thioesterase family protein: protein MSDARTRQLAVGLRHVRTVTVTDDMTPAHLRGEPIRVLSTPDMIRLIEQTAIEAVQPYLAAGQATVGTRVDVAHLAATPVGMTVTITIELTEIDRRRLAFRVQVRDELDEAGRGTHERFIVDGAQRLPRLQDKVNRWKATGGKPT, encoded by the coding sequence ATGAGCGACGCCAGGACGCGGCAGCTGGCCGTGGGGCTCAGGCACGTGCGCACGGTCACGGTCACGGACGACATGACGCCCGCGCACCTGCGAGGCGAGCCGATTCGCGTGCTGTCCACTCCGGACATGATCCGGCTCATCGAGCAGACGGCCATCGAGGCGGTGCAGCCCTACCTGGCGGCCGGCCAGGCGACCGTGGGCACCCGGGTCGACGTCGCACACCTCGCGGCGACGCCGGTCGGGATGACCGTCACCATCACCATCGAGCTCACCGAGATCGACCGGCGGCGGCTGGCCTTCCGCGTGCAGGTCCGTGACGAGCTCGACGAGGCGGGCCGCGGCACCCACGAGCGGTTCATCGTCGACGGCGCCCAGCGGTTGCCGCGGCTTCAAGATAAGGTGAATCGCTGGAAGGCCACGGGAGGCAAGCCGACATGA
- a CDS encoding Gfo/Idh/MocA family oxidoreductase: MTDTPIRVGFVGAGANCRRHHLPKLQAQPGVEVIAVANRTRESGERVAKEFGIARVHDDWRAVVEARDVDAVCIGTWPYIHCEVTLAALAAGKHVLCEARMAMNAAEGRRMLEASRRAPHLIAQLVPAPHTLELDGTLKRLLAEGYAGEVQAIEVQATQQARFADLGESLHWRQDIRRSGHNILNMGIWYEAMMRWVGPARRVMAMTRIAVPRRKDETGAWHEVKVPDHVDILITLTTGAVGHLRFSALTALAPPAEAWIFGSEGTLRIEPDARRLSGGRGGDKALGEIAIPAAQRIGWRVEEEFVNAIRGREKVTHTTFEDGVRYMEFTDAVARSAASGQAVEVAEL, from the coding sequence ATGACCGACACGCCGATCCGCGTGGGATTCGTGGGCGCCGGAGCCAACTGCCGGCGTCACCATCTCCCGAAGCTCCAGGCCCAGCCCGGCGTGGAGGTGATCGCCGTGGCCAATCGCACCCGGGAATCGGGCGAGCGGGTGGCCAAGGAGTTCGGCATCGCGCGCGTGCACGACGACTGGCGGGCGGTCGTGGAGGCCCGGGACGTCGACGCCGTCTGCATCGGCACCTGGCCGTACATCCACTGCGAGGTCACGCTGGCGGCGCTGGCCGCCGGCAAGCACGTGCTGTGCGAAGCCCGGATGGCGATGAACGCGGCCGAGGGGCGGCGGATGCTGGAGGCCTCCCGGCGGGCGCCGCACCTGATCGCCCAGCTCGTTCCCGCCCCCCACACGCTGGAGCTGGATGGGACGCTCAAGCGGCTGCTGGCCGAGGGCTATGCGGGCGAGGTGCAAGCCATCGAGGTGCAGGCGACCCAGCAGGCGCGCTTCGCCGACCTGGGCGAGTCGCTGCACTGGCGGCAGGACATCCGGCGCAGCGGCCACAACATCCTCAACATGGGGATCTGGTACGAGGCGATGATGCGCTGGGTCGGTCCGGCCCGTCGCGTCATGGCCATGACCCGTATCGCCGTGCCGCGCCGCAAGGACGAGACCGGCGCCTGGCACGAGGTGAAGGTCCCCGACCACGTGGATATCCTGATCACCCTGACGACCGGCGCCGTCGGCCACCTGCGCTTCAGCGCCCTCACCGCTCTGGCGCCCCCGGCTGAAGCCTGGATCTTCGGCAGCGAGGGCACGTTGCGGATCGAGCCCGACGCCAGGCGGCTGTCGGGCGGCCGGGGCGGGGACAAGGCGCTGGGCGAGATCGCCATCCCGGCCGCCCAGCGAATCGGCTGGCGCGTCGAGGAGGAGTTCGTCAACGCCATCCGGGGCCGGGAGAAGGTCACCCACACGACCTTCGAGGACGGCGTCCGCTACATGGAGTTCACCGACGCGGTGGCCCGCAGCGCGGCCAGCGGCCAGGCCGTCGAGGTCGCCGAGCTCTGA